CACCGTGGCAAACCGGCGGGTCGGGGTATAGGGTCTAAATTTCTTTACTGGCATTCACTTACCTCCCACCTGATACGGGCCGACCGAGTTGCCCTGCTTCCAAGTGGATCTTGGCCCCGTCATCGTTGCCGGCTGGCTCCGGAACGCTCGGTCTCGAGGCGTGGGGGGGCTCATCGGTAGGCGAGGGCGCGGCCCACATCTCCTACACCCCATGACCTACCCGCCACCCCTTCTTTAGATCAAGCCCTCCAGGGCCTCGATCTTTTGCCCAGCCTGCACGGTCACAATCGCCTTTTTGCGATCGGGACGCTTACCGCTAAACCGCCCCAGGCGCTTGTTTTTGCCCAGGGTGTTCATCACGTTGACCGCCACCACCTTGACGCGAAACGCCGCCTCAACCGCATTCTTGATCTCGGTCTTGGTGGATTTAGGGTGTACCCAGAAGGTGTAGCGCCCGCTGGCGAATCCCGAGTAGGCCTTTTCCGAAAGCACGGGCGCAAGGATGACATCGTATGGGGTTTTCATGCCTCACCCCCTTTGCCCTGGGAGGCCAGCCGGGCCTGGGCCACTTCCCAAGCCGGCATATCCAGCACCAACCACTCCTGCCTGAGGATGTCGTAGACGTTGAGGCCTTCGGGAGCCAGGGTACGAACCCAGGGCAGGTTGCGCGCAGCCCGGCGGACCAGCTCGTTCGCAGTGACCAGCAGCACGGTCTGGGAAGCGTCCAGGCCCGCACCTTTGGCCCAAGCCAGGAACTCCTTGGTCTTGCCGTTCACCCCTTCAAAGCCCTCGGCGATGAGGAGCTTACCCGCCTTAGCCCGGTCAGCAAGCGCCATGGCGAGCCCCAACTTGCGCACCTTCTTGGGGAGGGTGTAGGAGTAATCCCGCGGCTGGGGGCCAAAAACGGTACCGCCGCCCACGAAGATAG
The Meiothermus sp. Pnk-1 genome window above contains:
- a CDS encoding 50S ribosomal protein L23; translated protein: MKTPYDVILAPVLSEKAYSGFASGRYTFWVHPKSTKTEIKNAVEAAFRVKVVAVNVMNTLGKNKRLGRFSGKRPDRKKAIVTVQAGQKIEALEGLI
- the rplD gene encoding 50S ribosomal protein L4, whose translation is MATLSVLSAKGQKARDLEATLPEVNPHVLYEVVKWQMANRRAGTAATKTRGMVNFTTKKMYSQKHTGRARHGDYGAPIFVGGGTVFGPQPRDYSYTLPKKVRKLGLAMALADRAKAGKLLIAEGFEGVNGKTKEFLAWAKGAGLDASQTVLLVTANELVRRAARNLPWVRTLAPEGLNVYDILRQEWLVLDMPAWEVAQARLASQGKGGEA